The sequence TGGAACACCTATCGGAAAAACTGACAGGCCTACCTCTTATAACAATCGAACGAGGAAATTGGCGAAAGCCGGCACAGGGATTCTCGTTCGACGTCGACCGCCCCGTCACCGTTTATCTCGCGGTGGACGGCCGCGGAAACCAGCCCCCCGGTCCAGGATGGAAGCAAACCGATCTGTCGCTTTCTTGGCAACACGGTGAAGTGGATGATGTCGTGTATGCTCGCGACTTCGCTGCGGGAACCATTGTCATTCCCCCCAACGAAAACCAGCACAAGCCAGGCTCATACGGCTTGCCGCATGCAGCATTCGTTGACGGCAATGGTGACCATTTGCAAATCGATGCATTGAAGTCGGTCGTCGTCACGCAAACGCCTCCGAAACTTGCGAATTCCCTAGACGCTCCAACGCCGGTCACCTTCACGCTTCAAATCGACGCGAATGGCACCGGACAGTGGCAAGACTATCGCGACATCGAAGTGCCCGCCGACGGATACGTTAGCTATTCATTCCCGAGCGACTTCAACGCCAATTGGTTGAGGCTGATGACGAGTCGTGACTGCGTTGCCACAGCCGTAGTGCATCAAACCACATCAACATTTGCTGATCCGAAGAACGGAGAAATGCTGTTCGCTGGATTGGCCGACGTCGCGGCGGACAATGCACTGGGCTCACGGACCTATCCTGCACAGCGAAACCGCGACCTGCGTGTGATTGCCGATGGCGATCGCTTCTTCAACTTCGGAAAAGCGACGTTTGAATACCAAGCCGACGAAGTCGACGAGAGTCTACAGAAGCGACTCGAGGTAAAACCCGAATTCACCGTCGACAAAGCCTCCGTGGTCCTGATGCACAACGGCCGCAAACTTCGACTGCCCAAGGGCAACGCCGCGTTTGACAAGCCGTTTGCTTCGGGCTGGCCCCGGGACTCGCGAGAAGTTGAATCGGAGCGACATCTGGCGAACTTCCACGGCACGTTCTACGAAGTTCCGTTACTACTCAATGGCAAGCCACCGGCATTCGAGTTGATGCGGCCCGTCGCCAGTCATAACAAACAGATCAGTGACTACTGCACCTGGAACGGATTGTTGGTTCTGTCAGGGGTTCGCAAGAACGCCGAGGCCGACGACCACGTCTTCATCAACCCAGCGAAAGACGTCGGGCTGTGGCTTGGTGGGATCGATGATCTATGGAAGTTCGGCAAACCAGTCGGAATAGGTGGACCTTGGAAAAACACGCCAGTCACCGCCGACGAACCGTCGGATCCCTATCTGATGACCGGCTACGATTCGAAGACGCTAACGCTGTCATCGGACGTTGCTACCGTCTTCACCATCGAAGTCGACTTCGATCATCAGACCGGTTTCCATGCCTACAAAGAAGTCGTGGTCGAGGGTGGTACATCTCTTACCTTCCAGTTCCCAGATGCCTTTAGTGCCCACTGGGTTCGGTTGCGCAGCAGCAAGTCGGGGACAGCAACGGCACAGTTCGTTTATCGATAGCGAGTAAACAAAACACGGTAAGTCAGGCGAGGAGTTGGCTCGCACATCGGCCCCCAATCACTATCCGGGGGGCACAGAACGTTGCTTTGCAAGGTAAACGCTATTGCGATTGACCAGCCTTTCTGAATACGCTCGCAGCAGTCTAGTCAGTCAATCTCATTGCCCAGGAAGGGCGAGCACTCTCACGGCCCAGGATGGGCGAGCATTAGGATTGCCGTGCCGAAAGCATTTACGTCACGAAAGTTACTCCGCCAAAACGCTTTCCCGCGTCTCTGCTCGACGATTGCCATCGCCCTTTGCGTGTCGCTGCCCAATAGCTGCAACCCCACCCATTTTCTTGTAGCTGCCCCGCCACTCACCAACCACTCGGCAAACACTTCCGTCGCACACCCAAGCAACAACTCGCTTGTGGACTCGCCGGACAACGCGACGAACCCCCGGCGGATTGAGCGATCACTTGACCTCGATGCAACCATTCCAAGTGCCGTCGACTTTGATCAGCAACCTATTGAGTGGCTGTTAAAAACTGAATCGACAAAAGAAACCGATTCGCCCATTCATGCATCCGGCCCATCAACTTTACAGAATTGGGTTTTGTCGGTCAGCTCCGCGTCGGGTCAACGGTTGATCGAGCAAGTTCAATTTGAATGCGCCATCCCGACCTCGCGTTTCAGTTCAACAAACGACTCGAGCCAGGAGCAACCCTCGACTGACGCTCCTTCTAACACGCATCAGTCGCTGGCTTCATGCGAAGTGGGGCAATGCAAGTTGAGCGAGTCGCTTGCGCCGGGCGTCTACGAAATTCGTCTCCAGCCATCCAAAGAAGACAAGCGTTGGACGCAATTGTTGCCTTGGGACAGAGACCGTGAAGCCGACGAGTCGGTGGCGACCTATTCATGGCCGCTGATTGTTCTACCGGGCGGAACAAGCGATACGAGTTCGCCACTGAACACACAAACCGCCAGTCAACTCCTGCCGATTGCGTCACAGACAACGCAGCGACGATTGTTCGTGCGTTGGAATTCTAATTTCCAAGAAGACGTGTCGAATCCGAATGAAATCGAAACCGGCAACCGAGACGTTCTGCGAAATTCGCTTTCTTGGATCGCTCTTGGTGAAAGCACTGACACCTCCAGTCCAGCCCGACAATGGGCAGCACGCTTAAGAAGTATCGATCGGCGACTGCAGAAGATTCAAACACTCGATGCGACTGGGATCGTGATCGAGAAATCAGATGCTCTCGAAAATCGGCCAAACGAATCGCCTAACACAGATACTCTTCCGCTGGCTGCAAAACAGATTGAAAACCGATACGTTGAATCAAAATCGCGACAAATGGGGATCGCGATAGGTCAGGTGCAAAAAACAGAAACGGCACCAAGTCTTTTGGGCCAGCCACCTCACTCCCTGCAGATGGTCACGGGTGACGGACAAACCTTTTCCGTCGCCGATTTCCGCCGCGATCCTGCCAGCTCAATACGCGGACGCTTTGCCCCCGCTTTGCATGCCGCCAAGAACATCGACCTCGTCTGGTTTGGGGCCAAGCATCGAAAGCAATCAAGTAACTCGGTCGACGCAATCGTTCCCCCTGCGTCGATCGCATCCCCGCTATCTCAAGCTGACAATTTTTTCTCGACGCAGTCTTGGTTAACGGACTGGTGTTCGTGGGCGGTGCAGTTCGAGGTGTCGGATTCAGTCGATCGCCACGGTTTGATCGTCGATGAACAACTGCTTAAACAGGACTTACGCCCCAGCTCGGTTTCGATTGAAAATGCAACGAAGCTTTGGCGTACTTGCTGGTTGAAGGACTCGCAGTGGATCAGCTCACCATCGCGTTCAAGCACCGGCAAAGCGACATCCGCCCAAGAATCGACTCCTTCCCGAACATCATCCAATCGCCCAGGTTCGCGACTGGTTCGCATCCGGCAGGCGACCGTCGAAAACAAAACGGTGTTCGTCTGCATCAGCCGCGCTCCGTGGGCAATGCGAGTGACTCTGCCATTGGGCGATGCGGTCACGTGGGACTCATCTGCCACCTCCGTTTTGACCGACATACCGCTTGCTCAACCTTCGGCGTCAAGCTTGGGGGCGACAGTCGTCATTCCCCCCATGGGCGTTGCGGTTTGCCAGACTAGCAATTCGATCACGCGAGACTTAACGTACTTGGCCCAAATCGACGGTGGCTCTCAAGCGGTCGCCCAACTGACACGTGAAGTCACTCAAATCGTTTCCCATCTAGGTTTGCTCGGTGAGCTTGCCAGTATGACCCAACGTCCAACGCATCGGTCGGACGATCGGCAATCGTGGGTCAATCAAGGTCACCATTCTCGGCAATGGGTACGTCAGGCATCCGATCGTGGAAAAGCCGGAACGACGCGTGCTCAGTCATGGGGTGCCTCGTTTTGGTCGTCGGATCGCTGGAGCATTGGACACTCAGTTGCTTCCAACTCCAATCGTCCCGAAGACTCCGAACTTGCTACATCCTCGACTGCCATCGATCAACTTGGGCTGTCGCGAGCTGAACACTCTTCCGAAACACTTTCGTCTGATGAAGTTCTCGACGAACCGTCCTGTCGCAACCTGCTAATCAACGGTGGCTTTGAAACGCCCTATGACGTTGGTGTTCCGGGCTGGATGCATTCACAACATCCCGCCGATGCGGTGGAAATCGATCACCTGGTTCGTCATTCCGGCATGCGTTCAATGCGTTTGAGCGGCAAGGACGCGCGGGGAGCAACGGCATGGTTGATCAGTCGCGATATCACGCCGCCGGAGACGGGGCGATTAGGTGTCGCATTGACCTTACGAGGCGAACCACCTCACCAGGATGCTGCATCGTTGGGTGATCCAAACTCGCCCACCAACGCAAACTCGGCGACTGCAAACAGCAAAACCACCGACTCCGGTCCCAAGACTCTCGCACTGCGGGTCGCACTGGAAGGTCAATGCAACGGCAAGCCCGTTCGGCACTCCGAAACCATCCAAGTCCCCACAAACGGACAGTGGCAATCTGGACGCATCGTGTTGCAGTGGCTGGACATCGATCTCAATTGCGATAGCGAACTGCGACTCGCGATCGACAACCTATCGGACTCATCCGTTTGGATCGATGACATCGTGGTGACCGACTACTTCGCCAGCCAAGCTGAACGCTCCGAGTTGCAAAGTCTCGCCTACTTAGCTGTCCAAGGACTGCAACACTCGGAACTGACATCGACGGCACGGCTGCTAAAAAACTTCTGGGCCCAAGAACTCTTGAGAGTCGCCAAGGAAACTCCCATTTCGTCCTTAACGCAGCAAACACCGCTAGCGGCAGAGAGCACTTCCAACACCCGATCAGGCAGTTGGGACACGCACGAAACTTCTTCACGCATTGCGGAAGTCAAGTCAAACGAAACTTCCGATCGCACTCATTTTCCCGGCACCGCTGTCCCCGCTTTCCCGAAGGCGATGTGGAATGCGGCGACCGACGAGGCGAAGCCGGCGTCCCCGCCACAGCAGGAAAAACAGACACAATCCAAGCAGAACGTTCCAGACAACAAACCAACATCGATCTCCCGTCGAATTCGCCGCTGGGTTCCCTCCGCACTAAGATTTTGAAATGACACGGGTATTCTATAATGAAACGGAGATTCTAGGATCACGCGGATTCTAGAATGAAACGGGCCTGCTAGAAGCTCTCAGAACTTCCAACCGGCGCAGCGGCTTTCATGCCATGTGAGACCGCCTTCCGCCAACGGTTGTTCACGAACGATCACCGGTTGTTTACGAACGATCACACAGCAGGTTGGGTTGACACCCTCCCACTGGATATCCCACGACGCGAAAGAATCGCATTCAGCACTGTGCTACATTGCGATTCGGGATTTTTGGTTTCATGCCTTGGTTGAGTCAGAAACATGCAGCATCGCAAACGGAAACGCTTCCTCAAATGGTCGCTCGGATTGCTTGGCGTCGCAATGGTTTTGAGCATCGCGGTCGGGGCATCAACATGGTGGATTTGGTCACAATCACGCCAAGTTCCTGAGTTCTATACACGAGCCCGAAACCAGTCTGGACCCGTTGGCGAGATCGCCCGGAACACGCTGCAGCTTGATGTCGACCGGGCTCGCGATGAAGCGGCTCGACGCATGTTTTGGAACGCGTCGTTTTCTGAAGAAGAAATCAACGCATGGATGCAGGCCGAGTTGCCCGATCGTTTCAAGCGTCTGAGCACGCGCGGCGTCAGCGCGCCTGCGATCGCGATCGAAAACGGACAGTTGTTCGCCGCCGCTCGCTATCGATCCAAGCGTTGGGACACCGTTGTGTCATGCAAGCTTAGTGTTGAGATGACCGAGGAACCGAACATGTTGGCCATCGCCTTATCCGACTTGAAGGCAGGCGCGTTACCCCTACCACTCGAACCATTCGTTCGCCGGATCAGTAAAGAAGCGGCGATGGGCGACCTCGACATCCGCTGGGATTTTACGGATCGAGGACCGATTGCTTTGGTTACCGTTCCCAAAGATGAACCCCGCTTCATCTTTCAGCCGCTCGTGATCGAATCGATTCGTCTGGTCGCGGGACAGTTACAACTTGGCGGTCGGGCGGGCACCGAAGCACCAGTCGAGTACTCACCAAGAGGAAGCGTGCATCAGTTCGTCTCGTACCGCAACCAAAACGACGACATCCAAACTCGCTAGCACCAACGGTGCTGCTAGCATTCAGCTTCAGAATGCAGAAGCCCCAACTGACCAGGTTGGGACGATTCGCGAGATGCGACGGCCAACAGGTCAGGGTCGTCGACTTCCATGCAAACGCTATCGCTTCAACGTGCCAACCGCTTCCGCGACTGAGCTGGCACCAATCTCACGAAGTGCAGCCGGCAACTCATCGATCAATCGCATTGAAAGCTGCGGGTCGTAATAGTTCGCCGTGCCAATCTGGATAGCCGACGCGCCGGTGACAATGAACTGCATCACGTCATCAAGCGAAGCAACGCCACCGATTCCAATGATCGGAATCTCAACCGCTTGTCGAACCTGGTGAACGCAACGAAGTGCGATCGGCTTGATCGCTGGGCCACTGAGGCCACCCATTCCGTTACCCAAGATTGGCCGTTGTTTTCGCCAATCAACCGCCATGCCTAAGACCGTGTTGATCAGGCACACCGCATCGGCCCCACCCTTTGCTGCTCCACCCGCGATATCAGCGATGCTGGTCACGTTTGGAGTCAACTTAGCAAGGATCGGAGTGTCAGTCGCTTCCCGAACCGATGCCACCACTCGTTGGCAAGAATCTGCGTTCGTACCAAAATCGATCCCACCGCTGACGTTAGGGCACGATAAGTTTAGCTCGATCGCAGCCACGCCTTCGCATTGACCCACCCGACGCGCAAGCTCAGTAAAATCTTCGACCGTTCGGCCAGCCACGCTGACCACGATCGGTGCCGACAGGGTGCTCAAGTAGGGCAGGTGATGCTCAATGAATGCATCAACGCCATCGTTGTCGAGTCCGATCGCGTTCAGCAGTCCAGCGGAAGTTTCAACCGTCCGCCAAGGAGCGTTGCCGATCCGTGGCTCCGCCGTAATGGTCTTGGGCAAGATGCCACCAAGACGATGCAAGTCAACAATGTGCTCCATCTCGCGGGCATAGCCGAAAGTTCCCGACGCCACCATGATTGGATTGGGCAGCGTCAAACGACCGAGTGTCGTTTCCAGTTGAGTCGATAGTTCAGTTGACATATTGGTTTCAAAGTGAAGTAGCTTTACGCTGGATCAAGCGGTCATGAATGTGATGAATCAGCCGAGTCGCGACATGCGGTTTATCGCCTGCAATGGTCTCAATGATCTTGCCCTGAATATCGAGCAACTCAACATGATTGTCCATCGCGTCAATCGCCTCCGGACCGTTGCTGACCATCAGGTCGCAACACTTCTTTTGCAGTTTAACGGTCGCTCGAAAATTTCGGTCATCGGTTTCCAGAGCAAACCCCACTACCCACTGATCGCTACGCTTGGATTGCCCAAGTTGGGCGATCACGTCAGGAGTCTCGATCAGATCTAACTGAATCGGGCGGCCTGTTTTAGAGAGTTTCTCATCGGAGACTTGGTGTGGCTTGTAGTCACACGGGGCGGCGGCACCGATCGCGCCATCACACTTAGGAAACAACTCCCCCGCGACCCGCAACATGTCATCGGTCGTGATGACATTAATCACCTCCGCTCCATCGGGATAGCGAACGGAAACCGGCCCCGAAACCACAACAACATCGTGTCCCTGGGCAAGCGCCGCTTCGGCCAGCGACGCCCCCATTCGTCCACTGGATGCGTTAGTCAGATAACGCACGGGATCGAGATACTGTCGTGTCGGACCAGACGTAATCAGAATACGAGCTTTCGTCACGCCGAGTCGCCTTCGTTGCTAGAAGACCGTGGATCTTCAATCGGTCGGTGAATGGCCACCGAGATCAATTGATGCAGTCGATCTCCGGTGATGTTCATCCGTGCGGCAGCCAGTGCGAACAGGCGTTTTTCCGCTTCGTCGAGATGCCCGTCGGCCGCCATCATCCGAATGAGATCCAATAAGAGTTCCTCCCGCTGCCCGGCATCGGCCGGCAGCTCCAACGCTGCGTCGTCGCCTAGACCAAACGAAAGGGCGGATTCCAGTTCAGCTTGCCCGAACCCCAATTCCACGCACCGCTCGCCAACCAATTCAACCTCACGCTGGCCAATCGAGCCATCCGCGAGAGCCATCACAACCAAATTGCGAAGTTGGCGTTGTCGCTGGGTATAAGATTGCTCGCTCATCAATTCCGACTACCAAAGGGGACGAAATCAATCGCCGAGAAGAAAGCGGCTATCTTAACAAAAGAGATCTCCCAGAGTACCACACTGTCCATTGGAACCGAAAGCATTTTCGAGGTTCGCATTCTGTGATCGAAGCCTTTACAGCGGGTATTTTGCCAGGGTGGACTCCGGGCAAGCGAACCCTCACCGGACCAGCCCCTGCTGACGGCTCCGCGAATGCATACAGCTACCCCAAGGCAGGCACCGTGCTATTCAGCGGGCGTGTCTGCGGCAGGATCGAATCGCCCCCAGGCCCAAACGCAAACCGCGATCGACGTGAGCGCCATCATCCAGAAGCCGAGGATACTGCCCACGTACGCGACCTCGGGACACCAATCGGCAGGAATCGTCGCAACGCACAACAGCGTCCACGCATAAAGCAGTGCTGGAAAAAGCAGCAGCAAAACGCCCTTCCACAGGAACGTGACCTTGGCCCGGATCACCATCGCGATCCCTTGGTCATGAACGTGATGGGGGAAGGTTAAGAACAAGGCGTTTTCAATCGCAAACGTCATCGTCGCAAGCGCAGGCAGCGTGATCGCCAACCAAACCACTTGATAGATGGGCGGCCCGGCAATCGAGTAGGCCAACCCGAGGGTCGCCCACTGGAACAAGCTCGTGATCAAAACTGGCATCGAAATCATGGCAACACACATCGCCAACGGGCGGATCGGAAAGGCTCGCAACAACCACATTCGTTTTAAGTCACGCCGAAAGTCAATTTGCAACGCGGGTGGGGCCAACAATAGAGTGCTCAATGCGATACCGCCAATCACAAACATCCACTGACGGGTTGCCTTACCGGCCAGTGCACTGTCGTTGGTCAACAGTGGCGAAAGCGACACAATCATGGGGATCGCAAAACTGACGATCACGCTGGCTCGGTAGCGAACCACACAGTGCCATTGCCGCACGAAAACCGCAGCGACACCCGGATTGACGAACAAGTCGAATCGACGCCCCGCATTTAACTTGCTGAACAGGCGGGCGAAGCCAGAACGACTGACCGAATCAGGTTGTTGAAAGCGACCTGGGTGTCCCACCAACGATGAATTCCCGCCGATGAACTGCTGAAGCTGCAACTGTTCGTTGGCATGCCGCTTCGTCAATGACCAGTGATCCAAACGCACGTAGGCGAACAGCACAACGGCGATCCAGCCAAACGTGCCGACCAGCGATAAACCAGCATGCAACACGATCCAGTCTGTTGGAAAGACTAAAGCGGCCCACTGCATCGGTTGGCAAACGGCCAGGTGCGATGCAGGCTGCAACGGGGTTGCCAACCATTGCACTGGAGCACTCATTGCAAACTCGGCTGCTTCGCCAATCATCGACACCATGTACTGGGCGGGATCACTTCCCGCCGGAGTCCGGTTCCAAGTCTGCGTTCCAATCTGGGCGACCAGCGCGATCGCGACAAGGGCAGCGACACCCTGAATGACTTTCCGTTCCCTCGTGTTCAGCGCGTCCATAAACTGGCTGATCAGTCGCCGAATCCACTCCAGCGTGAACAAGGCGGAGAAAACACCCACCCACAAGCAAACTAAACTGGGCACGTCGCGGTACAAAACCACGCATAGTAAAGAGGTCTTTGCCGCGGTCGACGGAACCAGTCGTACAACTTCATGCAGCGAGACGATATCTCGCGGCAGCGGACCGCCGTGAATCCACAAGCCCATCGCTGGAGTCAGGGGACTGCCCGTCAGGGGAACCGACGACATGCCACCGGACTTGGACCAGGCGTATTTGATCGCGTGATAGATGGCATAGCAAACCATGCCGCCGGACAACCATAACTGCAATCGACTTGGGTCAACGACATCTCGCCGCGCCAACACGGTTAAACCGGCTAGCAAATACAGTGCAACAAACCCAATCGCCAGCATTGACGCAAACGCTTGACGTGGTGATCCCAGACGCGCCAGGAAACGCTTGACTCGGTAGGTCGTACGAATCGTCTCCAGATGCCAAAGCGTGGCCACGGCATGCCAGACCGAGGGGCTTGATCCGCCGCCAGTCGACTGAGCCTGTGGGTGGGGCACATTCATCGCAAGACCGCCGAGAGGTCCGCTGCATTGGCGGGGCTGGAACTTCCAGCTAGATTCGGCGCGATCGCGGCCGGCTGCGACTCACCGGGAGTCAAGGGACTTGAAGTCGACTCAGAGCGAGATTGAGAACAAGCCCCCGAACTAGACTCCGAAGCCAAATCATTTGAATTTGAAATGGCGGCGAAGAACGCTTCTTCGAGCGAGTCCGCTTCCGGGAACGATCGTCGGAGTTCTGACGTGCTGCCGTGATACTTCACTTCGCCATGATGCATCATCCAAACCTGGTCACACACGTCAGCGATCATCGCCAAGAGGTGACTGCTGATGATCACTGTGCGACCGCCCTTCACGTAATCCCGAACCGATTGCAGTAACATC is a genomic window of Neorhodopirellula lusitana containing:
- a CDS encoding TerB family tellurite resistance protein translates to MSEQSYTQRQRQLRNLVVMALADGSIGQREVELVGERCVELGFGQAELESALSFGLGDDAALELPADAGQREELLLDLIRMMAADGHLDEAEKRLFALAAARMNITGDRLHQLISVAIHRPIEDPRSSSNEGDSA
- a CDS encoding dihydroorotate dehydrogenase, with product MSTELSTQLETTLGRLTLPNPIMVASGTFGYAREMEHIVDLHRLGGILPKTITAEPRIGNAPWRTVETSAGLLNAIGLDNDGVDAFIEHHLPYLSTLSAPIVVSVAGRTVEDFTELARRVGQCEGVAAIELNLSCPNVSGGIDFGTNADSCQRVVASVREATDTPILAKLTPNVTSIADIAGGAAKGGADAVCLINTVLGMAVDWRKQRPILGNGMGGLSGPAIKPIALRCVHQVRQAVEIPIIGIGGVASLDDVMQFIVTGASAIQIGTANYYDPQLSMRLIDELPAALREIGASSVAEAVGTLKR
- a CDS encoding phosphopantothenoylcysteine decarboxylase — translated: MITSGPTRQYLDPVRYLTNASSGRMGASLAEAALAQGHDVVVVSGPVSVRYPDGAEVINVITTDDMLRVAGELFPKCDGAIGAAAPCDYKPHQVSDEKLSKTGRPIQLDLIETPDVIAQLGQSKRSDQWVVGFALETDDRNFRATVKLQKKCCDLMVSNGPEAIDAMDNHVELLDIQGKIIETIAGDKPHVATRLIHHIHDRLIQRKATSL